ATTGAATCTTTGATAATCGGTCACATAATGGTACCTCCTTCTCTGCAACTTCGCAACTGTGTACGAGTTGCTAGTTGATAAACATAAATTAGGAGAGGATTTAGAGGGACgaagataaacaaaaaaaaatgctaacaAAATACTTTAATGATTCGTTCGGTTTCAATTACGCGCAATGTCGTAAATAATGTTTCTGCGTACCTTTGCATCCTACCATTCACGAGCAGatgataacctttttttttggaacagGGAATAAACGAAGCTGGACTAGATTTATGGAACTTGTAGCCAAAAACGGACGGGGTAATTATAATTGGTTAGAGTGGTATAAAGATCGCTCGGTTTCTAACACTACTACCGGCTCTGCTTTGCGCCATTTGCTGTTTGGCGGAGAGCGGGAAACCGGGGTCGTCGTTGTATTCGTAATTTCATATCAATTCGCCGGCCTGGGGTAGCTCTGGCGATAGAAACTGCGCTCTAGTGTGGCCTTCTACAATTGTGCATCATTTTTGCTCAACACTGTGTCTACCCTACTGTAATAACTTTGTTGTTGCACGTGCTATTGCGATTGCTACTTGCGGCAGGATTTTAATTTCCCTCCCTTTACGCGGTGCCTGCCCATTGTTTGGATAAATAATTACAATCTGAATTAACGTCACTTCCTTGGCTTGCTTGGCCTGCTTTTCGATCTCGCGTAGTAGTTGCTAAGGGCTACCGGGGTTCAGTGGAACCCTTAGACAGCAGGAACCTTTAAGCATTGCTTGGTGCGAATTGCTTGCCTACGGATTACACACGCCTCTGTGTCGGGTTCTTGTGAAGTGAACATTTGCTTCCATCAACTAAATCACAGCTTCCGATTGGAACGTGTGTCGCTACTAGCACAGGACACCCCACCAGGAGACCAGGTGCAGACAGGTGCCGTCCACCAATTAGTTCTCATTGCTCCGGCTACCGTACAGCCCGATGACGGCCTTCTTAATCCGCTTAATGTCCCGCGCATTGGTACGGCAGCATCCGCCGACAAACTTGACGCCCATTTCCACCCACTGCGGTAGGTAGGTTTCCAGTGGGGTCAGATTTTCCGCACCCCGCCAGCAGCTGGCCGCCGCGTCCCACTGTTCGCCCGAGTTCGGGTAGACGATCAGCGGTATGCGTTCGCTTTCCGGCGGTGTACCGGCCGcccgctgctgcagcagctcgtgCACCGACCGCAACAGTGGCAGCACGTGCTGCGGATTGACGCAGTTGACGCCGATCGCTAGCAGATTCGGGTTGGCCAGTTGCCGCGCCCGGTTCCACAGAGCGAGCACCGTTTCGGCAAAGTTTTCGCCGTGCGCGAGCGACGCACCGTCGCGACACTGGAACGAAATCCAAAACCGCACGGTCGGATGGTCGGCCGACAGCAGGTCGAGCAGCGCTTCCGCCTCCATGCGGCAGGGGATCGTTTCGATCGCGAGCGCATCGACACCGGCCTCCACGATCGCGTTAATCCGGGGCCGGTGCCACTTTTGCAACCGGTTCGCCGGCACGTGGTCGGCATACGCGCCCGTATACTCGGACCCGTCGTGCAGATGCGCCCCGTACGGCCCGATCGAACCGACCACCCACGGTATTTTGTGGGACTTGTTTTCCAGCTTCTCGGCCAGGTAGCGGGTCCGGGCGCGCCGCGCCAGCTCGACGCTGGCCCTGATCAGCTTCAGCGATTCGTCCTCGTTGAGATCGAGAAAGTCCATGTAGCCCTCGATGGACGCCTGGTACGTGTTGGTCAGGATGCAGTCCGCGCCCGCCTTCAGATAGTCGAGATGCGTCTCCAGCACGGCGGCCGGGTTCGTCGCATTGAAGCGCGACGTCCAGAGCGGATCCTTGTCCAGCTTGGCGCCGACGTGCTCGGTGAGCTGCGTGCTGAATCCACCATCGATTACGATTACCTTGCGCGAGGCAAGCTTAAACGATTTGCTCTTGTCGGTGCGCACCGGCAGCGAGAACGGGGCGGAACTGAACGgatcgtcctcgtcgtcgccGAGCGTGTCGGGGATGTTCTCGGGCGAGAATGGGGCGGCCTGCTGAACGGTCGATAGGGCCGCCACATTGCCCGCGGCGCTCGCGGACGTCTGGATCAGCGGTAGCGACGAGTGGCGCGGCACTTCGGGCGGCGTCTTCAAGCTACCCTGGCTGCCCTGCTCGCGGATCTTGTCAAACTCCTCGCCGAAAATGTGATCCTCGGTCATTTGCGCGAACGGTGTCGGATCGCCGAACGGGTTCCAGTTGGCGCTACCGCCCGCCGATGACGTGGATCGCTGCTGCTGAAACAGCTGCGGATTGGAGCTAGAGGCGAGGCTGCtggcatgctgctgctgctgctgtttgtgcaGCGAACTGTTGGACCCGCTCGCCATCGATGCACTGACGGAGGCGGCCGTCTGCCCGACGCTCGGACTTACCGATGACGGCTGGTAGTTGTTGGTGGACTGGTCGAACGGGGCCAGAAACTGGGACGTTTCCGTGGCGAACGCTTTGTTGAAGGCCGACGTATCGCTCACGTTCCGCCGATGGCCGGACGGTTTCGGTGGCGCCAGTATGCCGACCCCGGCCCCATGAACGCCACTGCTCGAGGACGAGTTGGAACCACCGAGGGTGGGCGTTTGTGCCGCCGCACTGGACGGGCCgggatgctgctgttgcgtaCCGGCATGGCTCGGCGAATGTACCATCGACAGCGAGGAGGACGACGAGTTGGGAGCCGAAGCGGTGGGCATTTCGCCTCCGCTTGGAATCGGGGCCAGCTCCGCCTCCCGGAAGGGATCGGGATACGTCGTCTGGAACAGGGCGGCCACCGCAACGGGCTGTGCCGGCAACGCTGTCACCGCCGTGCCATCCTTCCCTGCTACAGTAGGCGCCGTTGGATCGATCGAACCCGCTGATGCGGCGGCCACCGTGGGGACACTGGAGGAGTTGCTGGCCGGTGGGAAATTGGCGGCAAATTTCGCTACGAACGCTTCCGGTGCATCGGTGGGGGCGGTAGTGCCGATCGTGCCCGCCGCCGGTGCCATGCCGGGCGTTGGCGAGGAGATGATGTTTTTCGGCGAAGGATTCGGCGGCAAACCGAGGGAAAAGCTGCTCACGCCCATCTGGCCAGGTGTCGCTACCTGCGATGCTTTCGGTCGTTGTCGAGGAGCGACGCTTGTTCCACCCTCTAGCGGCAGCTGGCCGGCCGACGGCTTGGTCGGCTTCGGTGTGGATCCGCCGTGCTGTCCACCAGACGGTCCACCCGGTGCCGTTGGCAGTCGTTTCGTTTCCGACTCGAACGGTGGCACGGGCAGCGTGTCAAGCGGTGGTACGCTACACTTCGTCAGGTTGCGCACCGGGTTGGCTCGTCCCGCGATGCCAAACGCCACCTCGCACACCTGATAGATGTTCGGGCGCCGGTCCGCATCCGGCTCCAGCATGTAGCGTATCAGCTGGTGCACCCCGCGCGAATACTTCGACCCGTCCGGGATGCTAAACTGCCCGCTCTGGATGGCGAGCGTGCTCTCGCCGAACGGCAGCGTGAAGAAGCACACCTTGTACAGCAGACAGCCGAGCGCCCAGATGTCCGCCTTAACCGTAATGTCCTGCCCGTTGAACAGATCGATCATCTCGGGCGCCCGGTAGGACAGCGTGGTGTACCGCTGGATTTCCTCCTCGACCGTCGTGCGCCCGTGGCTGGTCGGGTTGAGGATGCGCGCCGTGGCCGACCCAAAGTCGCACAGCACATAGTGGCCGAGATCGTTCTGCAGCACGTTCTCCACCTTGAGGTCGCGGTGGATGATCGGCGTCTGGCACTGGTGCAGCCGGGCGACCGCTTCCGCCACGTCGCAAAAGATCTGCAGCACCTCCGGCTCGGTGAAGCCCGTCCCGAGCCGCGCGTTCATCTGCGTCAGCAGGTTCGTCTTGCAGTACGGCATCAGCAGCAATATCTCGTGCACCCCGTTGCCCTTCGCATTGATGCTGTGGTCGATGTAGCCGATGATGTTCTTGTGGCCGCTCAGATTGCTCGCTATCTTGATCTCGCGATTGCACACCCCCAAATCGTACTCGTTGTTCACGTACAGCCGCTTGAGCGCGTACCGCTCGCCCTTCGCACCCTTGACTAGAAACACGACGGCGAAGCCACCCTCGGCCAGCACCTCCTCCACCGTGACCACGTTCTCCTTGCTGAGCTTGAACGTTTTGCCGACGAAACTGTTCGTctcccggctgctgctgccgctcgcCGAGCACGGTTCATTTTTCGTCTCGAACTTGGAGATAAACTTTTTCATCCTACCGTCGTCTTCGTTGCTGGTGATGAGACGAGAGGGGAAGAGAAGAGGACAacgaagaggaagaagagtgAAGGGGGTGATTATCTCCCTATCGAGCTGGTTGGTTGGGACGGTCGAGCAGGTGTCCGCGGTTGATGTAATCAAGAGTCACGCACTCCAAATGCCGAACTGAATTCGAAGGGGCGGATTTGCCAGCcaagtaagtgtgtgtgttgcaattTACTGATAAGTGGTAACACTACTGGCTCTGTGTGTTCCCCTACCCCCGCAGGATGTCGGCAGTCTATAATAATGGTAAACGTTTTTTCCCCTCTCCTCCTATTTATCGAACAGTATTTATGCTACTGCTCTCGCTCGGTCCATTGCGCTGCAGCAGGGCCTGTTGTTCGGGTGTGTTGTTCGCCCGTTTTATGCTCACTCCGCCCTATCGTTCTTTTATCACTTCCGCTGGCGCTGCAAGAATCACAATAATCAATGTGTGGGAATCGTTAGCCCTTGCGCCAGGGCGGTGGTAGGGGTGGTGCTACTACCGTGTAGAGGCGCTCTAGCGGATGATAGCCGTCGTGCGCGACCACCTTCACTGCTacaccttcccttccctctgcCACCTTTGTTCACGTGCGCAATTTTGTTCGATCGTAGCAGccgcagcagtagcagcagcaacacaaaaaacagttCAGTTTTCCTTTTCGCCAACCCACCAACACTACGTGTTCAACAGTCAGCAcacgcaccaccaccgcacgGAGGAGGAACTCAATTATGCTTTTTTATCTAGCGCCTGGTGGCCTCGTTCGTTTTTGCACACACCCTCCTCTAGCGAAATCCGCTTTTCTCCCGTCCACCACAGTATGCACTGACTGTTTGGGACGaacttttgttgttgttgtggattAGCCTTCTCTTTAGCCCTTTTGGGACATTTTAGGGTTTGGCGTAGGAAGGCAGACCGTCGCCAGTTGCGCTGCTTTGCCTGCTACTGCGAGAACTGCCCGTGCGATAGGCGTGATGCAGCAGAATGGTCACTCTGGGTggagggagagaagaaaaaaacggtcGGAGAAACTACACTTATCACACAACACTCCGCAAGAAATCGACTTGTGGCCTATCTCGCCGTTCCAAACTGAAAAACGCAAACGAGCAgcccagcgtgtgtgtgtgtgtatgagtgcgTGGTGCGCCTTCTATTTGGCATGTAATTGcgcaagtgtgcgtgtgttggtgtCGGTTTGACAGCTGGCGCGAGTTGACGTAGAAAATCATATTGCCGgacgaaaggaaacaaaacaaaggcGGCGGCCAAATAAATAgcagaaggaaagaaagcagCATGGAAAAGGCGTGGAAAGAATTTAACCAGCTGCTCGTTTCTCCCTCCGTGTCTAGTGGGCGGACGGCCCGCAGGAAGGGTGTTAGGCGACAGTCGAAAACTCGTTTAAATAAACAGAACAGTGTAAGCAAAGAGTATTTTCATTCCGTACCTCAACCAGCTGGAACGCTATTTTGATGTTGCGCTGTTCATACCGTTGCAGATTTTACAAGTGCAAGGTCATGGACAAGATGAATGGGAAATAGATGATGGTTCGGATGACGACAAAGCGGTGGCAGACAGTGGGAGCCTTCAAAACGATTCATCCTGTCCGGCATTTACTCCCTCCGTAGCGCAATCGCTAAACCCCGCCGAGGTGACGATCGACCGTAGAAATCAGTCGGATTCGGAAGTGGAGCACCTTTCGGAGGAGGATGTATGCCGTCAGCAGACCAGCACTACGTCCGATTCTTCCGACTCGGATTCGGACGATTGTCTGGCTATTCACTGTACAAAGAGCCGAATGACACGATTGCAGTTTGCGGACAAAAGTCAACTCAAGCGACGCCGCATAACGGACGATATGGACGTTTCCTTTGGGGCGGGTTGTTCGAGCAAGGGAAAAAATCGTCAGCTGGTAACAGCGTTGAGTCCGAAGCGCTTCAAAGCCGTTGCGACGCTTAACCGGACCATTGTGGGCGAAGGATCGAAAACGTTAAATAGCAGCGTAACGGGTGCTCTCGATACCACACGCTGCTGGAAGTCTTTTGATGCATCGTTCCATGCCGAGCTGGATGCGAGTTGCATAGAAGATTTGCCATCTTCGCCGGACAGTGCAAATGAAGGGCAGAGTAGACGCAGGGAAAGGGATGCGATCGACATTGAAGAGTTACCACCATCGGCAGAGAACAATAACGCCCAAAGCACGTCACCGTCGTCCAAGTCGTTCTATGTCACATCGCCTACAGCTAAAAGTAAGAACAAACATTATCCCAAGAATTCACCGCTAGGCACGCTGGCCATGGCACTGAACGAGCGAAGCTCTCGGCAACATCTGTGGCAGCATGCGATCGTGTCCGGGACGGTGCAGCCGGAGCTCGTCGTGAAAATAGACTCCATTGAGCGGATCTACGGACGCGTGATGCTGCGTTTTTTCACCACCATGGCCGAAGGAGATGATTGCGTGCAGGAGGAGCAGGTGGAGAACATTATCTACATGGACCAGGGCGACAGGCAGCTGAAATCGATACACGCCGGCATGAACGTCGCGCTGGAGGTGGACGACCGCATCTCCCCTCATCGCATCGCGCGCCACAAACTGATACACCTGGGCGTAACGAAGCTCTGTCCGATGCCAATGACCACCGAAATAAATGCACACCCGTGACCACACGActaccacacaaacacacagagataCATGCGCGCGTTTTTAACTTTCTCTCCATCTCATCCTTATTTTATTCGCCTGCCGTTCACGGCCGCACAACACACGTTCCTCCTGCCACACCAGCGAATGTTTTGTATTGTGTACACTTAAGAGGTCGTTTCCATCGCGGTGGCGGCAGCAGATTCCTCGGTGTACTTGCCCTTGTCCTTGTTGAGCGCCGCCAGACGGCCCTTGGCGCGGCGATCCAGGATCTTCTTGCGATCCTTGTCCATCTTCAGCTTCACGATCACACACTTGGACGGGTGCACACCGACGTACACGTTCGTGCCGTTCGCCTTCTCGCGCTGGATGCGCTCAATGTACACGACGTACTTCTTGCGGTACACCTGCACCACCTTGCCGACCTGGTTGCCCTTGTAGTGGCCGCGCACCACCTGCACTTCGTCGTCCTTGCGGATCGGCATCGAGCGCACGTTGTACTTCTGTTTCAGCTCCTTCGACAGCGGCGCCGACATAATCTTCCTGCGGATGTGCGACGGGGCCTGGAAGTGGCGCTTGCGGCTCTTGCGCCGGGACGACGAaacatttttgttgaatttcatCTTTCTCCGAGGCTGCAACGAGAGGACGCGAATCGATTCCTGGTTAGCGATCGGTACTGCACCGTTTCGAGGGCTTTTCGGGCCAATATCGGCACAATTTTTCACTACTTACAACAAAATACTCGTACACCCGAAAAACGCGTGCTTCACGTAGTTCAAGATGTCGGAAAAGGAAGTAGTGATGGCCAGTCGGTCAACATGGATCACCTCGATCCGGCTGGTGAGTCATTCCGTTCCGGTTTGAATTTGGCTATTTTTCGGAAAATCAATCTCTTTTAACTATTTCTggtattaatttatttgaaataattgagaaaaatttatttaaaatagtttGTAGATTTTTCATGGCGTAGAAGGGCTAAAATACACTAAATAAAAAGACGCTGGAACGTTATGATCCGGCCAAAATCATATGTACCATCACTAGGAGCAAAGATCAGCACGAGAAAAGGCAAAGAAGACATGGCAACGTGACAGCGCCATCCGAACAAGGTTTATAGAGTTGCGCTGCATCCATCGTTGTCAGAAATTCGTCGGGGGGTAGGATACAGTAGGATAAGATGAATAAAAGGTGCATGAATATAAATGTTCGATTATTCAACGCTGTTACTTTATTCGATATTTTACTATCagaattttgtttaataattga
This is a stretch of genomic DNA from Anopheles merus strain MAF chromosome 2R, AmerM5.1, whole genome shotgun sequence. It encodes these proteins:
- the LOC121587795 gene encoding AP2-associated protein kinase 1, which gives rise to MKKFISKFETKNEPCSASGSSSRETNSFVGKTFKLSKENVVTVEEVLAEGGFAVVFLVKGAKGERYALKRLYVNNEYDLGVCNREIKIASNLSGHKNIIGYIDHSINAKGNGVHEILLLMPYCKTNLLTQMNARLGTGFTEPEVLQIFCDVAEAVARLHQCQTPIIHRDLKVENVLQNDLGHYVLCDFGSATARILNPTSHGRTTVEEEIQRYTTLSYRAPEMIDLFNGQDITVKADIWALGCLLYKVCFFTLPFGESTLAIQSGQFSIPDGSKYSRGVHQLIRYMLEPDADRRPNIYQVCEVAFGIAGRANPVRNLTKCSVPPLDTLPVPPFESETKRLPTAPGGPSGGQHGGSTPKPTKPSAGQLPLEGGTSVAPRQRPKASQVATPGQMGVSSFSLGLPPNPSPKNIISSPTPGMAPAAGTIGTTAPTDAPEAFVAKFAANFPPASNSSSVPTVAAASAGSIDPTAPTVAGKDGTAVTALPAQPVAVAALFQTTYPDPFREAELAPIPSGGEMPTASAPNSSSSSLSMVHSPSHAGTQQQHPGPSSAAAQTPTLGGSNSSSSSGVHGAGVGILAPPKPSGHRRNVSDTSAFNKAFATETSQFLAPFDQSTNNYQPSSVSPSVGQTAASVSASMASGSNSSLHKQQQQQHASSLASSSNPQLFQQQRSTSSAGGSANWNPFGDPTPFAQMTEDHIFGEEFDKIREQGSQGSLKTPPEVPRHSSLPLIQTSASAAGNVAALSTVQQAAPFSPENIPDTLGDDEDDPFSSAPFSLPVRTDKSKSFKLASRKVIVIDGGFSTQLTEHVGAKLDKDPLWTSRFNATNPAAVLETHLDYLKAGADCILTNTYQASIEGYMDFLDLNEDESLKLIRASVELARRARTRYLAEKLENKSHKIPWVVGSIGPYGAHLHDGSEYTGAYADHVPANRLQKWHRPRINAIVEAGVDALAIETIPCRMEAEALLDLLSADHPTVRFWISFQCRDGASLAHGENFAETVLALWNRARQLANPNLLAIGVNCVNPQHVLPLLRSVHELLQQRAAGTPPESERIPLIVYPNSGEQWDAAASCWRGAENLTPLETYLPQWVEMGVKFVGGCCRTNARDIKRIKKAVIGLYGSRSNEN
- the LOC121587800 gene encoding uncharacterized protein LOC121587800, encoding MEKAWKEFNQLLVSPSVSSGRTARRKGVRRQSKTRLNKQNSILQVQGHGQDEWEIDDGSDDDKAVADSGSLQNDSSCPAFTPSVAQSLNPAEVTIDRRNQSDSEVEHLSEEDVCRQQTSTTSDSSDSDSDDCLAIHCTKSRMTRLQFADKSQLKRRRITDDMDVSFGAGCSSKGKNRQLVTALSPKRFKAVATLNRTIVGEGSKTLNSSVTGALDTTRCWKSFDASFHAELDASCIEDLPSSPDSANEGQSRRRERDAIDIEELPPSAENNNAQSTSPSSKSFYVTSPTAKSKNKHYPKNSPLGTLAMALNERSSRQHLWQHAIVSGTVQPELVVKIDSIERIYGRVMLRFFTTMAEGDDCVQEEQVENIIYMDQGDRQLKSIHAGMNVALEVDDRISPHRIARHKLIHLGVTKLCPMPMTTEINAHP
- the LOC121587807 gene encoding 60S ribosomal protein L26-like isoform X1 codes for the protein MKFNKNVSSSRRKSRKRHFQAPSHIRRKIMSAPLSKELKQKYNVRSMPIRKDDEVQVVRGHYKGNQVGKVVQVYRKKYVVYIERIQREKANGTNVYVGVHPSKCVIVKLKMDKDRKKILDRRAKGRLAALNKDKGKYTEESAAATAMETTS